A genomic segment from Aquila chrysaetos chrysaetos chromosome 11, bAquChr1.4, whole genome shotgun sequence encodes:
- the LOC115348498 gene encoding inactive pancreatic lipase-related protein 1-like, translating into MGLQGCSMIGIWILALFLLSAAEGNEVCYERLGCFSDDIPWSGTAERPIHKLPWDSKKIDIHFLLYTRQNPTVFQEISAVDAATIDYSNFNASRITRFIVHGFIDDGEENWLSDMCKRMLSVEDVNCICINWKKGARCQYTQASNNVRVVGAEIAYFINVLMEKYGYSPADVHIIGHSLGAHAAGEAGRRQPGIGRITGLDPAQPYFQDTPLEVRLDKTDAEFVDIIHTDSAPTIPYLGFGIPTAIGHLDFYPNGGKQMPGCGKNPVSQIVDLDGIWEGTRDFVACNHLRSYKYYSDSIIYPDGFLGYPCASYDVFETETCFPCPREGCPNMGHFADKFKGKIKNNFLKLYLNTGEARDFALWRYKVTVTLSGRSKIKGYVNIALYGSGGNTRQHQIIKGTLKPANTYTNFIDAEVNVGTVTKVKFLWNNNQLNPTFPKLGAATITVQSGENGKEFRFCGSETVREDVLQTLTAC; encoded by the exons ATGGGGCTTCAAGGCTGCAGC ATGATTGGAATTTGGATACTTGCACTATTTCTGCTCAGCGCAGCAGAAG GCAATGAAGTTTGCTATGAAAGGCTTGGATGTTTCTCAGATGATATACCATGGTCTGGGACTGCAGAAAGACCAATCCATAAGTTACCCTGGGATTCAAAAAAGATAGACATTCACTTCCTCCTGTACACAAGACAAAATCCTACTGTCTTTCAA GAGATCTCTGCAGTTGATGCCGCAACAATTGACTACTCAAATTTTAATGCAAGTAGGATAACCAGATTTATCGTACATGGATTTATAGatgatggagaagaaaactggCTGTCAGACATGTGCAAG AGGATGCTTTCTGTGGAAGATGTGAACTGCATCTgcataaactggaaaaaaggcGCAAGATGTCAGTACACCCAGGCATCAAACAATGTCCGTGTTGTGGGCGCTGAAATAgcttattttataaatgttcttATG gaaaaatatggATACTCTCCAGCTGATGTTCACATAATTGGCCACAGTCTTGGAGCACATGCGGCAGGTGaggctggcaggaggcagccaGGAATTGGAAGAATAACTG gactGGACCCTGCTCAACCTTATTTCCAAGACACTCCACTTGAAGTCAGACTGGATAAAACTGATGCAGAGTTTGTTGACATTATCCACACAGATTCAGCTCCCACAATCCCCTACTTAG GTTTTGGCATACCCACAGCTATAGGACATCTTGACTTTTACCCAAACggaggaaagcaaatgccaGGGTGTGGGAAGAACCCTGTTTCACAGATTGTAGATCTCGATGGCATCTGGGAAG GAACTCGGGACTTTGTGGCTTGCAATCATTTGCGGAGTTACAAGTATTACTCTGACAGTATTATCTACCCTGATGGATTTCTAGGCTATCCTTGTGCTTCATATGATGTTTTTGAAACA GAAACCTGTTTCCCTTGCCCGCGAGAGGGATGTCCAAATATGGGTCACTTTGCAGATAAattcaaagggaaaattaaaaacaatttcctgAAACTTTACCTGAATACTGGAGAAGCCAGGGATTTTGCTC TTTGGAGGTACAAAGTAACCGTGACCCTCTCTGGAAGgagtaaaataaaaggatatGTAAATATTGCCCTGTATGGAAGTGGTGGGAACACAAGGCAGCATCAGATCATCAA GGGAACCCTCAAACCAGCCAACACTTACACAAACTTCATTGATGCAGAAGTTAATGTTGGAACAGTTACAAAAGTTAAATTTCTTTGGAACAACAACCAGTTAAATCCAACTTTTCCTAAACTAGGAGCTGCAACTATCACAGTACAAtctggagaaaatggaaaaga attccGTTTCTGTGGTTCCGAGACAGTGAGGGAGGATGTTCTGCAAACTCTTACTGCTTGCTAA